The following coding sequences are from one Streptomyces sp. NBC_01294 window:
- a CDS encoding CU044_2847 family protein: protein MLTLARIPLDGGGFLLVEAPATSTGPVKAGLAGEAIHSLSGSLQQALEPVTEAARGTLEQLRKAFPDEITVEFGVDLAVEAGAVITKTGANAHLRVTVKWRGTGSDHLPAAQSTD from the coding sequence GTGCTCACTCTGGCTCGTATTCCGTTGGACGGCGGGGGCTTCTTGCTGGTCGAGGCCCCGGCCACGTCGACGGGCCCGGTGAAGGCCGGTCTGGCCGGCGAGGCCATTCACAGCCTGTCGGGGAGTCTGCAACAGGCTCTGGAACCGGTCACCGAGGCGGCGCGCGGCACGCTCGAACAGCTGCGCAAGGCGTTCCCCGACGAGATCACCGTCGAGTTCGGCGTCGACCTCGCCGTCGAGGCCGGAGCCGTGATCACCAAGACCGGCGCCAACGCCCACCTGAGGGTGACCGTCAAGTGGAGGGGAACCGGGTCCGACCACCTGCCCGCCGCCCAGAGTACGGACTGA
- a CDS encoding ABC transporter ATP-binding protein has protein sequence MRLLKRPRAAEPAVSESERRLFGGPLRYDAGWSNHDYARLEGRLLTTLRSMPRMVGGTLRLAWDTDRPALLTVAASEAGQGVTSAVGLLVISEVLRTLLGAGSAADRLHAALPALATGALVAVLGAVLASRSTAAAGRLEPKVERAAHEQYLSAAVEVELEAIEDGEFRRLLDSAQWGPPSARRTVGACVATLGGVISLVATAGVLTVLHPLLLPLLLLIAAPRGWGAMRVAQRRYLSVITWVEHVRAARLIGQLLISRTSAPEVRVHGVGRYLLGHYRNMAEVAESEATRLAKDKAATELLAAALSGVAALVTYGAMGALIVTGRMDLAVAGTAVIAVRTGSASLGALVSTTNTLHEESLYVRDLERFVAEATRRAIPSGGRPLPERLAAVRLQDVDFTYPDRDEPALSGVSLTIEAGTVVALVGENGSGKSTLVKLLAGLHLPDSGSLTWDGVEVREADREQVFDRVALLTQDFERWPVTARTNIAIGRPGAEGPERAVDAAAEVVAAARYAGADRIVDKLPHGYETLLARVFRGASELSGGQWQKFGLARTRFRDARVLVVDEPTSALDPEAEIAAFDSIRGLAGPQRAVVLVTHRMSGVRFADVIYVLHEGRLVEQGSHEELLALGGRYATMFRMQAEQFTRESRPASPSIPRQAPAPRNDTSVN, from the coding sequence ATGAGGCTCCTCAAGCGGCCCCGCGCCGCCGAACCGGCCGTCTCCGAGAGCGAACGCCGCCTCTTCGGCGGACCCCTGCGCTACGACGCCGGCTGGTCCAACCACGACTACGCCCGCCTCGAGGGGCGGCTGCTGACCACCCTGCGCTCCATGCCCCGCATGGTCGGCGGGACCCTGCGCCTCGCCTGGGACACCGACCGCCCCGCCCTGCTCACCGTCGCCGCCTCCGAGGCCGGGCAGGGGGTCACCTCCGCCGTCGGGCTGCTCGTCATCAGCGAGGTGCTCCGTACGCTGCTCGGCGCGGGCAGCGCCGCCGACCGGCTGCACGCCGCCCTGCCCGCCCTGGCCACCGGCGCGCTGGTCGCCGTACTGGGCGCCGTACTGGCCTCCCGTTCCACGGCTGCCGCCGGGCGGCTGGAGCCCAAGGTCGAGCGGGCCGCGCACGAGCAGTACCTGAGCGCCGCCGTCGAGGTGGAGCTGGAGGCCATCGAGGACGGGGAGTTCCGGCGGCTGCTGGACAGCGCCCAGTGGGGGCCGCCCTCGGCCCGCCGGACGGTGGGGGCCTGCGTGGCCACCCTCGGCGGGGTCATCTCGCTGGTCGCCACCGCCGGGGTGCTCACCGTGCTGCACCCGCTGCTGCTGCCCCTGCTGCTGCTCATCGCCGCCCCGCGCGGCTGGGGTGCGATGCGGGTGGCCCAGCGCCGGTACCTGTCCGTGATCACCTGGGTGGAGCACGTACGGGCCGCCCGGCTCATCGGCCAGCTGCTGATCTCCCGTACGTCGGCCCCCGAGGTACGGGTGCACGGCGTCGGCCGCTACCTCCTCGGCCACTACCGCAACATGGCCGAGGTCGCCGAGAGCGAGGCCACCCGCCTGGCCAAGGACAAGGCCGCCACCGAGCTCCTCGCCGCCGCGCTCTCCGGCGTCGCCGCCCTCGTCACGTACGGGGCGATGGGCGCGCTCATCGTCACCGGCCGGATGGACCTCGCCGTCGCCGGCACCGCCGTGATCGCGGTGCGCACCGGGTCGGCGAGCCTGGGCGCGCTCGTCTCCACCACCAACACCCTGCACGAGGAGTCCCTGTACGTCCGGGACCTGGAGCGGTTCGTCGCCGAGGCGACCCGCCGCGCCATCCCGTCCGGCGGGCGGCCGCTGCCCGAGCGGCTCGCCGCGGTACGGCTCCAGGACGTGGACTTCACCTACCCCGACCGGGACGAGCCCGCCCTCAGCGGGGTCTCCCTCACCATCGAGGCGGGCACCGTCGTCGCCCTGGTCGGCGAGAACGGTTCCGGCAAGAGCACCCTGGTCAAACTGCTCGCCGGTCTGCACCTGCCCGACTCGGGCTCGCTGACCTGGGACGGGGTGGAGGTCCGGGAGGCCGACCGGGAGCAGGTCTTCGACCGGGTCGCCCTGCTGACCCAGGACTTCGAGCGCTGGCCGGTGACCGCCCGCACCAACATCGCCATCGGCCGGCCCGGCGCGGAGGGACCGGAGCGGGCGGTGGACGCGGCCGCCGAGGTGGTCGCCGCCGCCCGGTACGCGGGGGCCGACCGGATCGTCGACAAGCTGCCGCACGGCTACGAGACCCTGCTCGCCCGGGTGTTCAGGGGAGCCTCGGAGCTCTCCGGCGGGCAGTGGCAGAAGTTCGGGCTGGCCCGCACCCGCTTCCGCGACGCCCGCGTCCTCGTCGTGGACGAGCCCACCTCGGCGCTCGACCCGGAGGCGGAGATCGCCGCCTTCGACAGCATCCGCGGCCTCGCCGGGCCGCAGCGGGCGGTCGTCCTCGTCACGCACCGGATGTCCGGCGTGCGGTTCGCCGACGTCATCTACGTCCTGCACGAGGGCCGGCTCGTCGAACAGGGCAGCCACGAGGAGCTGCTGGCCCTGGGCGGGCGGTACGCGACGATGTTCCGGATGCAGGCCGAGCAGTTCACCCGGGAATCCCGGCCCGCGTCCCCCTCCATCCCCCGGCAGGCCCCCGCACCTCGGAACGACACCTCCGTCAACTGA
- the cobN gene encoding cobaltochelatase subunit CobN, which produces MILLLSTSDTDLLSARAANTADGPVPYRFANPSRLPLDDLPGLLDGVDLVVVRLLGGLRAWQDGLDLLLAPGQTRPVVVLTGEQAPDAQLMEASTVPIGIAAEAHGYLAHGGPANLDQLARFLSDTVLLTGHGFEPPAASPTWGPLERTARQTTGPTVAVLYYRAHQMSGNTAFVHTLCEAIEAHGAQPVPLYVSSLRTPEPGLLQALESADAIVTTVLAAGGTRPATASAGGDDESWDAGALAALGVPILQALCLTGSRSNWEESDEGLSPLDAATQVAVPEFDGRLITVPFSFKELDEDGLPAYVADPERAARVAGIAVRHARLRHIDRRDKKVALVLSAYPTKHSRIGNAVGLDTPASAVELLRTLIAGGYDFGPTEGIPGLVSGDGDELIRALIEAGGHDQDWLTEEQLARNPVRIPAADYKRWFSALPAQLRESVEEHWGEAPGNMFVDRSANPEGDIVLAALRRGNLLILIQPPRGFGENPIAIYHDPDLPPSHHYLAAYRWIQARAEDGGFGADAMIHLGKHGNLEWLPGKNAGLSASCAPDAALGDLPLIYPFLVNDPGEGTQAKRRVHATLVDHLVPPMARAESYGDIARLEQHLDEYAQISAMDPAKLPAIRAQIWTLIQAAKLDHDLGLEERPDDDGFDDFLLHVDGWLCEIKDAQIRDGLHVLGGAPTGAARVNLVLAILRARQIWGGTTALPGLREALGLDESAATRTSADAVEETARALVQAMEDADWDPSAVASVAAGHSADVAAVLTFAAREVVPRLAGTTDEIANVVAALDGRFVPAGPSGSPLRGLVNVLPTGRNFYSVDPKAVPSRLAWETGQALAESLLTRYRTDNGEWPPSVGLSLWGTSAMRTSGDDVAEALSLLGIRPVWDEASRRVTGLEPIPLEELGRPRIDVTLRISGFFRDAFPHVIGLLDDAVRLAASLDEPAESNFIRAHAQADLSLHGDERRATTRIFGSRPGTYGAGILQLIDSRDWRTDADLAEVYTVWGGYAYGRGLEGRPAREEMETAYKRITVAAKNTDTREHDIADSDDYFQYHGGMVATVRALRGTAPEAYIGDSTRPETVKTRTLVEETSRVFRARVVNPKWIEAMRRHGYKGAFELAATVDYLFGYDATTGVVADWMYDKLTETYVLDPTNRAFLEEANPWALHGIAERLLEAESRGMWEKPDPQILESLRQVYLDTEGNLEGEGE; this is translated from the coding sequence ATGATCCTGCTGCTGTCGACGTCCGACACCGATCTGCTCAGCGCCCGCGCAGCGAACACGGCGGACGGCCCCGTCCCCTACCGGTTCGCCAACCCCTCCCGTCTCCCCCTCGATGACCTCCCGGGCCTCCTCGACGGAGTCGACTTGGTCGTCGTACGCCTCCTCGGCGGCCTCCGCGCCTGGCAGGACGGCCTCGACCTGCTCCTGGCCCCCGGCCAGACCCGCCCGGTCGTGGTCCTGACCGGGGAACAGGCCCCCGACGCCCAGCTGATGGAGGCCTCCACGGTCCCGATCGGCATCGCGGCCGAGGCCCACGGCTACCTCGCGCACGGCGGCCCCGCCAACCTCGACCAGCTGGCCCGGTTCCTCTCCGACACCGTCCTGCTGACCGGTCACGGCTTCGAGCCGCCCGCCGCCTCCCCCACCTGGGGCCCCCTGGAGCGCACCGCGCGGCAGACCACCGGCCCCACGGTCGCCGTGCTCTACTACCGCGCGCACCAGATGAGCGGCAACACCGCCTTCGTCCACACCCTCTGCGAGGCCATCGAGGCCCACGGCGCCCAGCCGGTCCCCCTCTACGTCTCCTCCCTGCGCACGCCGGAACCGGGTCTCCTGCAGGCCCTGGAGTCCGCGGACGCGATCGTCACCACCGTCCTCGCGGCCGGCGGCACCCGCCCCGCGACCGCCTCGGCCGGCGGGGACGACGAGTCGTGGGACGCGGGCGCGCTCGCCGCGCTCGGCGTGCCGATCCTCCAGGCCCTGTGCCTGACGGGCTCGCGCAGCAACTGGGAGGAGAGCGACGAGGGCCTCTCCCCCCTCGACGCCGCGACGCAGGTCGCCGTGCCCGAGTTCGACGGCCGTCTGATCACCGTCCCGTTCTCCTTCAAGGAGCTCGACGAGGACGGCCTGCCCGCGTACGTGGCCGACCCCGAGCGGGCCGCCCGGGTCGCGGGGATCGCCGTACGCCACGCCCGCCTGCGCCACATCGACCGCCGCGACAAGAAGGTCGCGCTGGTCCTCTCCGCCTACCCGACGAAGCACTCCCGCATCGGCAACGCGGTCGGCCTCGACACCCCGGCCAGCGCAGTGGAGCTGCTTCGCACCCTGATCGCCGGCGGCTACGACTTCGGCCCCACCGAGGGCATCCCGGGCCTGGTCTCCGGCGACGGCGACGAGCTGATCCGCGCCCTGATCGAGGCCGGCGGCCATGACCAGGACTGGCTGACCGAGGAGCAGCTGGCCCGCAATCCGGTCCGCATCCCGGCCGCCGACTACAAGCGGTGGTTCTCCGCGCTCCCCGCCCAGCTGCGCGAGAGCGTCGAGGAGCACTGGGGCGAGGCCCCGGGCAACATGTTCGTCGACAGGTCCGCCAACCCCGAGGGCGACATCGTCCTCGCCGCCCTGCGCCGCGGGAACCTCCTGATCCTCATCCAGCCGCCGCGCGGCTTCGGCGAGAACCCGATCGCGATCTACCACGACCCGGACCTGCCGCCCTCGCACCACTACCTGGCCGCGTACCGCTGGATCCAGGCCCGCGCGGAGGACGGCGGCTTCGGCGCCGACGCGATGATCCACCTGGGCAAGCACGGCAACCTCGAATGGCTGCCCGGCAAGAACGCCGGCCTGTCCGCGTCCTGCGCACCCGACGCGGCCCTCGGCGACCTCCCGCTCATCTACCCGTTCCTGGTCAACGACCCGGGCGAGGGCACCCAGGCCAAGCGCCGCGTGCACGCCACCCTGGTCGACCACCTGGTGCCGCCGATGGCGCGCGCGGAGTCGTACGGCGACATCGCCCGCCTGGAGCAGCACCTGGACGAGTACGCGCAGATCTCGGCGATGGACCCGGCCAAGCTGCCGGCCATCCGCGCCCAGATCTGGACCCTGATCCAGGCGGCGAAGCTCGACCACGACCTCGGCCTCGAAGAGCGCCCGGACGACGACGGCTTCGACGACTTCCTCCTCCACGTCGACGGCTGGCTGTGCGAGATCAAGGACGCGCAGATCCGCGACGGCCTCCACGTGCTCGGCGGCGCCCCGACAGGTGCCGCCCGGGTCAACCTGGTCCTGGCGATCCTGCGCGCCCGTCAGATCTGGGGCGGTACGACGGCCCTGCCCGGCCTGCGCGAGGCGCTCGGCCTGGACGAGTCCGCGGCCACCCGTACCTCGGCGGACGCCGTCGAGGAGACGGCCCGCGCCCTGGTCCAGGCGATGGAGGACGCGGACTGGGACCCGTCGGCGGTGGCCTCGGTCGCGGCGGGCCACTCCGCGGACGTCGCGGCGGTCCTCACCTTCGCGGCCCGCGAGGTGGTCCCCCGCCTGGCCGGCACGACGGACGAGATCGCCAACGTCGTCGCCGCCCTGGACGGCCGCTTCGTCCCCGCCGGCCCCTCCGGCTCGCCCCTGCGCGGCCTGGTCAACGTCCTCCCGACGGGCCGCAACTTCTACTCGGTCGACCCCAAGGCCGTCCCCTCCCGCCTCGCGTGGGAGACGGGCCAGGCCCTGGCGGAGTCCCTCCTCACCCGCTACCGCACGGACAACGGCGAGTGGCCCCCCTCCGTCGGACTGTCCCTGTGGGGCACGAGCGCGATGCGCACCTCGGGCGACGACGTGGCCGAGGCGCTGTCCCTGCTGGGCATCCGCCCGGTCTGGGACGAGGCCTCGCGCCGCGTCACGGGCCTGGAGCCGATCCCCCTCGAGGAACTCGGCCGCCCCCGCATCGACGTGACGCTCCGCATCTCGGGCTTCTTCCGCGACGCGTTCCCGCACGTGATCGGTCTCCTGGACGACGCGGTGCGCCTCGCGGCGTCCCTGGACGAGCCCGCGGAGTCGAACTTCATCCGCGCCCACGCCCAGGCGGACCTGTCCCTGCACGGCGACGAACGCCGCGCGACGACCCGTATCTTCGGCTCGCGCCCGGGTACGTACGGCGCCGGCATCCTCCAGCTGATCGACTCCCGCGACTGGCGTACGGACGCGGACCTCGCCGAGGTGTACACGGTGTGGGGCGGGTACGCGTACGGCCGCGGTCTGGAGGGCCGCCCCGCGCGCGAGGAGATGGAGACGGCCTACAAGCGCATCACGGTCGCCGCCAAGAACACGGACACGCGCGAGCACGACATCGCGGACTCGGACGACTACTTCCAGTACCACGGCGGCATGGTGGCCACGGTCCGCGCCCTGCGCGGCACCGCCCCTGAGGCCTACATCGGCGACTCCACCCGCCCGGAGACGGTCAAAACCCGCACCCTGGTCGAGGAGACCTCGCGCGTCTTCCGCGCCCGCGTGGTGAACCCCAAGTGGATCGAGGCGATGCGCCGCCACGGCTACAAGGGCGCCTTCGAGCTGGCGGCGACGGTCGACTACCTCTTCGGCTACGACGCCACGACGGGCGTGGTCGCGGACTGGATGTACGACAAGCTGACGGAGACGTACGTCCTGGACCCGACCAACCGCGCCTTCCTGGAGGAGGCCAACCCCTGGGCCCTGCACGGCATCGCGGAGCGCCTGCTCGAAGCCGAGTCGCGCGGCATGTGGGAGAAGCCGGACCCGCAGATCCTGGAATCCCTCCGCCAGGTCTACCTGGACACGGAGGGCAACCTGGAGGGCGAAGGCGAGTAG
- a CDS encoding terpene synthase family protein — protein sequence MTQPFQLPDFYVPYPARLNPHLEDARVHTKQWARAFGMLEGSGVWEERDLDSHDYALLCSYTHPDCDGAALSLVTDWYVWVFFFDDHFLEMFKRSQDRDGAKQYLDRLAAFMPMDLSDGFPVPTNPVEAGLADLWARTVPAMSADWRERFSLSTKNLLNESMWELSNINIGRVANPLEYIEMRRKVGGAPWSAGLIEYVAAEVPARVAHARALGVLRDAFSDAVHLRNDLFSYQREVADEGELSNAVLVLETFLGCTTQEAAEVSNDLLTSRLQQFEQTALVELPQLFADHAMNPAEIGAVLAYAKGLQDWQSGGHEWHMVSSRYMNKEARATAPVTLPFLPTGLGTTALDLRSVFTQRSADLRRRSFTHVPFERTGPSVIPDVYMPFPLSLSPHLDHAREGSVDWARRMGLLDPQPGDPGSAIWSEPKLRGYDFALCSAGIDPDATREALLLNACWLTWGTYGDDYYPVVFAQTKNLTAAKATTARLVAMIPVDHAEQALPVTAMERALADLWVRTSRGMAPAIRAEFRATLVSMLESWVWEMENQIQGRIPDPVDYAEMRRHTFGSHLTMYLCRLGQAGRGIPDGIYASGTIRSLENAAADAACLLNDIFSYQKEVEFEGEVHNHVLVTRNFFDIGYPEALHICHSLMTQRTEEFEHIVASQLPLLYDDWKLDAGARAGLDAYVGELKDWLAGILNWHRKCRRYREEDLQRPGGGSLSTAVWSSGFGMSAARISLPA from the coding sequence GTGACGCAGCCGTTTCAACTGCCGGATTTCTATGTGCCTTATCCGGCGCGACTGAACCCCCACCTGGAGGACGCGAGGGTCCACACCAAGCAATGGGCGCGCGCCTTCGGCATGCTGGAAGGTTCCGGCGTCTGGGAGGAGCGCGACCTCGACTCGCACGACTACGCGCTGCTCTGCTCCTACACCCACCCCGACTGCGACGGCGCCGCGCTGTCGCTGGTCACCGACTGGTACGTGTGGGTGTTCTTCTTCGACGACCACTTCCTGGAGATGTTCAAGCGCTCGCAGGACCGTGACGGCGCCAAGCAGTACCTCGACCGGCTCGCCGCCTTCATGCCGATGGACCTGTCCGACGGCTTCCCCGTGCCCACGAACCCGGTCGAGGCGGGCCTCGCCGACCTCTGGGCGCGGACCGTGCCCGCGATGTCCGCCGACTGGCGGGAACGGTTCTCCTTGTCGACGAAGAACCTCCTCAACGAGTCGATGTGGGAGCTCTCCAACATCAACATCGGGCGGGTGGCGAACCCCCTCGAATACATCGAGATGCGCCGCAAGGTGGGCGGCGCCCCCTGGTCGGCCGGCCTGATCGAGTACGTCGCCGCCGAGGTCCCCGCGCGCGTCGCGCACGCGCGCGCACTGGGCGTCCTGCGCGACGCCTTCTCGGACGCCGTGCACCTCCGCAACGACCTCTTCTCCTACCAGCGCGAGGTCGCCGACGAGGGCGAACTCTCCAACGCCGTGCTGGTGTTGGAGACCTTCCTCGGCTGCACCACCCAGGAGGCCGCCGAGGTCTCCAACGACCTGCTCACCTCCCGCCTCCAGCAGTTCGAGCAGACCGCGCTCGTCGAGCTCCCCCAGCTCTTCGCCGACCACGCGATGAACCCGGCGGAGATCGGGGCCGTCCTCGCCTACGCCAAGGGCCTGCAGGACTGGCAGTCCGGCGGCCACGAGTGGCACATGGTCTCCAGCCGCTACATGAACAAGGAGGCCAGGGCCACCGCCCCGGTCACCTTGCCCTTCCTCCCGACCGGGCTCGGCACCACCGCGCTCGACCTGCGGTCCGTGTTCACCCAGCGCTCGGCGGACCTGCGCCGCCGCTCCTTCACCCACGTGCCGTTCGAGCGCACCGGGCCGTCCGTGATCCCGGACGTCTACATGCCGTTCCCGCTCTCCCTGAGCCCGCATCTGGACCACGCCCGCGAGGGGTCCGTCGACTGGGCCCGGCGCATGGGCCTGCTGGACCCGCAGCCCGGCGATCCCGGTTCCGCCATCTGGAGCGAACCGAAGCTGCGCGGCTACGACTTCGCGCTCTGCTCGGCCGGCATCGACCCCGACGCCACGCGCGAGGCGCTGCTCCTCAACGCGTGCTGGCTGACCTGGGGAACGTACGGGGACGACTACTATCCGGTGGTCTTCGCCCAGACCAAGAACCTGACGGCCGCCAAGGCGACGACCGCGCGGCTCGTCGCGATGATCCCGGTCGACCACGCCGAGCAGGCGCTGCCGGTCACCGCGATGGAACGCGCGCTCGCCGATCTGTGGGTGCGCACCAGCCGGGGCATGGCCCCGGCCATCCGCGCCGAGTTCCGGGCGACCCTGGTGAGCATGCTGGAGAGCTGGGTCTGGGAGATGGAGAACCAGATCCAGGGCCGCATCCCGGACCCGGTGGACTACGCCGAGATGCGCCGCCACACCTTCGGTTCACACCTCACGATGTACCTGTGCCGGCTGGGCCAGGCGGGCCGGGGCATCCCCGACGGGATCTACGCCTCGGGGACCATCCGGTCCCTGGAGAACGCGGCGGCCGACGCCGCGTGCCTGCTGAACGACATCTTCTCGTACCAGAAGGAGGTCGAGTTCGAGGGTGAGGTCCACAACCACGTCCTGGTCACACGGAACTTCTTCGACATCGGCTACCCGGAGGCGCTGCACATCTGCCACTCGCTGATGACCCAGCGCACGGAGGAGTTCGAGCACATCGTCGCGAGCCAGCTGCCGCTGCTGTACGACGACTGGAAGCTGGACGCCGGGGCCCGGGCCGGGCTCGACGCGTACGTCGGCGAGCTGAAGGACTGGCTCGCCGGCATCCTCAACTGGCACCGGAAATGCCGTCGTTACCGCGAGGAGGACCTGCAGCGGCCGGGCGGAGGCAGCCTGTCCACCGCCGTCTGGAGCTCCGGCTTCGGCATGTCGGCGGCCCGGATCTCCCTCCCGGCCTGA
- a CDS encoding SUKH-3 domain-containing protein, which yields MEEELHAAGWMPGRNIDASAWITPFEAAGLPAHEAARTFLSEFGGLRFMFSGPGIECAREPFDLDPSECEGEEDLFLEWGEELGLSLFPIGQTREGVEFMAIDETGLICTLGTYAGSYGKVPQAFERLLLGLECEILGSQ from the coding sequence GTGGAAGAGGAACTCCACGCGGCTGGGTGGATGCCCGGCAGGAATATCGACGCCAGCGCATGGATTACACCTTTCGAGGCGGCAGGACTCCCTGCGCATGAGGCTGCCCGTACATTCCTTTCAGAGTTCGGGGGACTTCGGTTCATGTTCTCGGGCCCCGGCATAGAATGCGCACGAGAGCCGTTCGACCTGGATCCGTCGGAATGCGAGGGAGAAGAGGATCTCTTCCTCGAGTGGGGCGAGGAGCTTGGGCTGTCACTCTTTCCGATTGGCCAGACGCGGGAGGGGGTGGAATTCATGGCGATTGACGAGACGGGCTTGATCTGCACGCTGGGCACCTATGCAGGAAGCTACGGGAAGGTACCCCAAGCCTTCGAGCGCCTTCTTCTCGGACTGGAGTGCGAGATTCTGGGAAGCCAGTGA